Proteins from one Bacteriovorax sp. BAL6_X genomic window:
- a CDS encoding aldehyde dehydrogenase, translating into MDEIKLYINGEIRPSSEGKMVDSIDPSNGELVAKVHIPSTQDLEEAVQSAKTAFYNKEWREMTPAKRGEILLKVSELLKERKRDFIAQEIKDSGSTFRKAAADLHNTASFFKVMSKVATNFKFEQLDEKATRAGFSKNTRRYEPVGVCAQIIPWNFPLVMAGWKIGPILATGCTTVLKSAIETPVTAMMLAQVLIDAGVPKGVVNIVTGGAKEGQFLVSHKDITKVAFTGSTAVGREILKQSAQEIKNTTMELGGKSANIVLDDADLDIAVDGALYAFLYHSGQACDSGTRLLVQDGIYDEFMTKFKERIAQVAIGPTPEKTTGFGPVVSEKQFNTIMNYINKTKEEGANLIYGGERITDGDFAKGYYIQPTAFEITPDNTIWHEEIFGPVVGITKFSTQEEAISLANNSIYGLAGAVWSKNEDRALKLAKEIEAGTVWINEYHLLNPGMPFGGFKQSGIGREMGEEGIKAYLEVKHLWESDCNTREGKMWFDALF; encoded by the coding sequence ATGGATGAAATCAAATTATACATAAATGGAGAAATCCGCCCTTCTTCGGAAGGCAAAATGGTCGATTCAATTGACCCATCGAATGGTGAATTAGTGGCCAAGGTTCACATTCCATCAACGCAAGACCTTGAAGAGGCAGTACAATCCGCGAAGACAGCATTCTACAATAAAGAATGGCGCGAAATGACACCTGCTAAGCGTGGAGAAATTCTATTAAAAGTCTCAGAGCTTTTAAAAGAAAGAAAGCGTGACTTTATCGCACAAGAGATCAAGGATAGTGGCTCTACTTTTAGAAAAGCCGCCGCTGATCTTCATAACACAGCTAGCTTCTTTAAAGTTATGAGTAAAGTGGCAACAAACTTCAAGTTTGAACAACTTGATGAAAAGGCCACAAGAGCGGGCTTTTCCAAGAACACTCGTCGTTACGAACCAGTTGGTGTTTGTGCTCAAATTATTCCTTGGAACTTCCCTCTAGTCATGGCCGGTTGGAAAATTGGGCCAATCCTAGCAACTGGTTGTACAACAGTTCTAAAGTCAGCGATTGAAACTCCTGTAACAGCAATGATGCTTGCACAAGTTCTTATTGATGCTGGTGTACCTAAGGGTGTTGTTAATATCGTAACAGGTGGAGCTAAAGAAGGGCAATTTCTAGTAAGTCACAAAGATATCACCAAAGTTGCATTTACTGGATCGACGGCCGTTGGGCGAGAAATCCTAAAGCAAAGTGCACAAGAGATAAAGAATACGACAATGGAGCTTGGTGGAAAATCTGCTAATATCGTTTTAGACGATGCTGACCTCGATATTGCCGTTGATGGTGCTTTATACGCATTCCTCTATCATTCAGGTCAAGCTTGTGACTCAGGGACTCGCCTACTTGTTCAAGATGGCATCTATGATGAGTTCATGACAAAGTTCAAAGAAAGAATTGCTCAAGTTGCTATTGGCCCAACGCCTGAGAAGACAACAGGTTTCGGACCAGTAGTCTCAGAAAAGCAATTTAATACAATTATGAATTATATCAATAAGACTAAAGAAGAAGGTGCAAATCTTATTTATGGTGGTGAGCGTATCACAGATGGTGACTTTGCCAAGGGTTATTATATCCAACCAACAGCTTTTGAAATCACTCCGGATAATACTATTTGGCATGAAGAAATCTTCGGTCCGGTTGTTGGAATTACAAAATTTTCAACGCAAGAGGAAGCAATCTCATTAGCAAATAACTCAATTTACGGACTTGCTGGTGCTGTATGGTCAAAGAATGAAGATCGTGCGCTAAAACTAGCAAAAGAGATTGAAGCAGGTACTGTATGGATAAATGAGTATCACCTACTTAACCCAGGTATGCCATTTGGTGGCTTTAAACAATCTGGTATTGGACGTGAAATGGGTGAAGAAGGTATCAAGGCCTACCTTGAAGTGAAGCACCTATGGGAATCTGATTGCAATACTCGTGAAGGAAAAATGTGGTTTGATGCACTTTTTTAA
- a CDS encoding DUF523 domain-containing protein: protein MMIVSACLAGKKCRYDGEHKKQQLISDLVAQGKAIAVCPEELGGLPTPRPPAENVDGKLITIDGEDVSVNYELGAKKSLEIALENSCTKALLKSKSPMCGAGLVYDGNFAGNLIEGDGEFTKKLKENGIQVQAID, encoded by the coding sequence ATGATGATCGTAAGTGCATGCTTGGCCGGAAAAAAGTGTCGATATGACGGAGAGCATAAAAAACAACAGCTTATAAGTGACCTCGTTGCCCAAGGCAAGGCCATCGCGGTATGCCCAGAAGAACTTGGAGGGCTTCCCACTCCTCGCCCACCAGCAGAAAACGTTGATGGAAAGCTCATTACAATTGACGGAGAAGATGTCAGTGTCAACTATGAACTAGGTGCCAAGAAGTCTTTAGAGATTGCATTGGAAAACTCATGTACCAAGGCCCTGTTAAAATCAAAGTCACCAATGTGCGGAGCTGGTCTTGTTTACGATGGTAACTTTGCAGGTAATCTCATCGAAGGTGACGGTGAGTTTACAAAGAAGCTAAAAGAGAACGGTATCCAAGTTCAAGCAATCGACTAA
- a CDS encoding flagellin, whose translation MGMRINTNVTSLAAQRSLGQSNSAQSKSLEKLSSGTRIVRSADDAAGLAISEKLKGQIRSTNQAERNASDGISMIQIAEGGLNEVSNILVRLRELSVQAASDTVGDTERQFTDLEYQNLKQEIQRISEVTEFNGKKLLTGSGDKFDIQIGINNDDFQDRIQFDTNVLNSSLENLGVADLQVGSKEGAQSALANLDSAIESIAGQRAELGAKQNRLNSTINNLQISSENLSAANSRIRDTDYAAETAKKAKNDILVNAGSSVLAQSNSQGAAALKLIG comes from the coding sequence ATGGGTATGCGTATTAACACAAATGTAACGTCTTTAGCTGCACAAAGATCATTAGGTCAATCAAATTCAGCTCAATCAAAGTCATTAGAAAAACTATCATCTGGTACAAGAATTGTACGTTCAGCTGACGATGCTGCAGGTCTAGCAATTTCTGAAAAATTAAAAGGGCAAATTAGATCTACTAATCAAGCAGAAAGAAACGCGAGTGACGGTATTTCAATGATTCAAATCGCAGAAGGTGGTTTGAATGAAGTATCAAACATCTTAGTAAGACTAAGAGAACTATCTGTACAAGCTGCATCGGACACAGTAGGTGACACTGAGAGACAGTTTACAGATCTTGAATATCAAAACCTTAAGCAAGAGATCCAAAGAATTTCAGAAGTTACTGAATTTAATGGAAAGAAACTTCTAACTGGTTCTGGTGATAAGTTTGATATCCAAATCGGTATTAATAATGATGACTTTCAAGATAGAATTCAATTTGATACGAATGTTTTAAATTCTTCTCTTGAAAACTTAGGTGTTGCTGATCTTCAAGTTGGATCAAAAGAAGGTGCTCAATCTGCACTTGCAAACCTAGACTCTGCAATCGAAAGTATCGCAGGGCAAAGAGCTGAGCTAGGTGCTAAGCAAAATAGATTAAATTCTACAATTAACAACCTACAAATCAGTTCAGAAAACTTAAGTGCTGCTAACTCTCGTATCAGAGACACTGATTATGCAGCTGAGACAGCGAAGAAAGCTAAGAATGATATTCTTGTTAACGCTGGTTCTTCAGTACTTGCTCAGTCTAACTCTCAAGGTGCTGCAGCTTTAAAACTAATTGGTTAA
- a CDS encoding HD domain-containing phosphohydrolase — protein MRAYFFIKLSSLRDIKTFAFSLYIYNLKDKTYNLSLKANTPLTKDSYELLRYIEESKKGKIAVKLSQRMTYLATVGELEKIESKVIEKTKQKIEVLKEYENIIEEQRISEHIALPPLRSMVSKAIDKDDFLPIILRAQKEIMLFSIDIGHTVSLARHFAGVHLNKDNLTNRIVSLSYFFAKKLMIDKPSDLADLVCASFLANIGLTQISPNIIHGNHTEITADQREQYYKHVKFSRMFIEQSGIELSDTCKKLIDTHHEKYDGTGMPDQISQAGLNLSSEILEFISHIMEFSDGLITGEKTSLSSVVYMIDAGAGVNGLNINYSGRIRPHITSVLNL, from the coding sequence ATGAGAGCATACTTCTTTATTAAATTAAGTTCCCTTAGAGACATTAAGACTTTTGCTTTCTCACTCTATATCTATAATTTAAAAGATAAAACCTATAACTTATCTCTAAAGGCCAATACGCCTTTAACAAAAGATAGTTATGAACTGCTTCGCTATATTGAAGAAAGTAAGAAAGGAAAAATTGCAGTCAAGCTTTCTCAACGAATGACATATCTGGCAACTGTCGGAGAGCTTGAAAAGATTGAATCTAAAGTAATTGAAAAAACTAAACAAAAAATTGAAGTTCTCAAGGAGTATGAGAATATCATTGAAGAACAGCGAATCAGTGAACATATCGCACTACCTCCCCTTCGTAGTATGGTATCAAAGGCAATTGATAAGGATGATTTCCTACCTATTATTTTAAGGGCGCAAAAAGAGATAATGCTTTTTTCTATTGATATAGGCCATACTGTATCTCTTGCACGACACTTTGCAGGTGTTCATCTGAATAAAGATAATCTGACTAATCGTATTGTCTCACTAAGTTACTTCTTTGCTAAGAAACTCATGATAGACAAGCCTAGTGACTTAGCGGATCTAGTATGCGCTTCTTTTTTAGCAAATATTGGCCTGACTCAAATATCTCCTAATATCATTCACGGCAACCACACCGAAATAACAGCAGACCAAAGAGAACAATATTATAAGCATGTTAAATTCAGTCGTATGTTCATTGAGCAAAGTGGAATTGAGCTTAGTGACACATGTAAGAAGCTAATCGATACTCATCACGAAAAATATGATGGTACAGGAATGCCAGATCAGATCTCCCAAGCAGGTCTTAACCTTAGCAGTGAGATCCTTGAGTTTATCTCCCACATTATGGAGTTTAGCGACGGTTTAATCACTGGAGAAAAGACATCACTAAGTAGTGTTGTCTATATGATTGATGCGGGCGCTGGCGTAAATGGCCTAAATATTAACTATAGTGGGCGAATAAGGCCTCATATTACAAGTGTTTTAAATCTCTAG
- a CDS encoding metallophosphoesterase gives MRFLRKNNSKKTIIVISDVHLGAGEYVDGVRNYLEDFHYDEELVDFLEYFSKEEYANKDVELIINGDFFDLLAVPYIKVYDDEFWSEESSLKKLKMILEAHKEVMQGLNDFLKAKNKKITFIIGNHDAELVFKSLQDLVLECFEESVRSRFEIRHLNDDYRPADRVVLKHGHEYEIAHTFDEEHCIIEDESGKRYFNPPWGSYYVTRVINKFKEERDHVNAVRPINKFLINGLIYDTFFTLRFMLANVIYFIMVRSIFLFKISDNFGDWLKLFFKELTLFQDYESLTFDYLQQAEDTDVLIVGHTHEPICRTYSNGKTFINTGTWTRMYNLDFGKGTGTTQLTFAKIEVMDSKNDEDIKIQANLHTWMGRNTLPYGTFN, from the coding sequence ATGAGATTCCTTCGCAAAAATAATTCAAAAAAAACTATTATTGTAATTTCTGATGTTCATTTAGGAGCAGGTGAATATGTAGATGGTGTAAGAAATTATCTAGAGGATTTTCACTACGATGAAGAACTAGTGGACTTTCTTGAATACTTTAGTAAAGAGGAATATGCCAATAAAGATGTCGAGTTAATTATCAATGGTGACTTCTTCGATCTATTGGCGGTTCCTTATATTAAAGTCTATGATGATGAGTTTTGGTCAGAAGAGTCGTCTTTAAAGAAACTAAAGATGATACTAGAGGCTCATAAAGAAGTTATGCAAGGTTTAAATGACTTTCTTAAGGCAAAGAATAAGAAGATAACTTTTATTATAGGAAATCACGATGCTGAGCTAGTCTTTAAATCATTACAGGACTTAGTCCTAGAATGTTTTGAAGAGAGTGTTCGATCTCGCTTTGAAATTCGCCATCTTAACGATGATTATCGTCCGGCCGATCGAGTTGTCTTAAAGCATGGACACGAGTACGAGATTGCCCATACTTTTGATGAAGAACATTGTATAATTGAAGATGAGTCAGGTAAGAGATATTTTAATCCTCCATGGGGATCATACTACGTCACAAGAGTTATCAATAAATTTAAGGAAGAGCGTGATCATGTTAATGCAGTAAGACCAATTAATAAGTTTCTTATTAATGGGCTTATTTACGACACATTCTTTACTCTTAGGTTTATGTTGGCAAATGTAATCTACTTCATTATGGTGCGTTCGATTTTTCTCTTTAAAATAAGCGATAATTTTGGTGACTGGCTGAAGCTCTTCTTTAAAGAACTTACACTTTTTCAGGACTATGAATCTCTTACGTTCGACTATCTACAACAGGCCGAGGATACAGACGTTCTAATTGTAGGTCACACTCATGAGCCTATTTGCCGTACATACTCTAACGGTAAAACATTTATTAATACGGGAACATGGACTCGTATGTATAATCTTGATTTTGGGAAAGGAACAGGTACAACTCAGCTAACTTTTGCAAAGATTGAAGTAATGGATAGTAAGAATGATGAAGATATTAAGATTCAGGCAAACCTTCATACTTGGATGGGGCGCAATACTCTTCCTTACGGAACGTTTAACTAG
- the uvrB gene encoding excinuclease ABC subunit UvrB, producing MSDTVFNLKSKFQPCGDQPEAIKTIVDKIGSGAKEQTLLGVTGSGKTFTMANVIQKLGKKTLILAHNKTLAAQLYAEFREFFPDNAVEYFVSYYDYYQPEAYVPGSDTYIEKDSSVNDEIDKLRHSATRSLLERDDVIIISSVSCIYGIGSPDEYANMRETLFVGDERDRDEFLKSLVAIQYERNDIDFVRGCFRVRGDIVEVFPAHEDSNVVRIEFFDDEIESITVVDPLRGTKIQALQKVTIYPKSHYVVGEERMEQALETIKVELRETLQDLEKKNKLVEKQRLEQRTLLDIEMLEEMGFCSGIENYSRHMTGSEPGDPPPTLIDFFRKDFLMIIDESHITVPQVGGMYRGDRARKMNLVDYGFRLPSALDNRPLNFEEFKSKLDDILYVSATPGNYELERTHGEFVEQIIRPTGLLDPIIEVRDATNQVDDLLVEVKKIIDKGQRVLITTLTKKLAEELTNFYHGSGIKVKYLHSDIDTIERVEIIRDLRLGEFDVLVGINLLREGLDIPEVSLVAILDADKEGFLRSERSLVQTIGRAARNSDGKVLMYAYQTTKSMERAIGETKRRRAIQMEYNEVNGITPQTILKEVSGGVIETLRGGKKKGKNSGPKEVTMSPDEIKKRIAELKLEMKEASKDLRFEDAAKIRDEIKFLNESFLVFG from the coding sequence ATGAGTGACACAGTCTTTAACTTAAAATCAAAATTTCAACCTTGTGGTGATCAGCCCGAGGCAATAAAAACAATAGTCGATAAAATTGGCTCTGGCGCTAAAGAACAGACACTTTTAGGAGTAACTGGTTCTGGTAAAACTTTTACCATGGCCAATGTTATACAAAAGCTTGGAAAGAAAACTCTTATTCTAGCTCATAATAAAACACTCGCAGCGCAACTCTATGCAGAGTTTCGTGAGTTCTTTCCTGATAATGCTGTCGAGTACTTTGTTTCATACTACGACTACTATCAACCTGAAGCCTATGTGCCAGGCAGTGACACTTATATTGAAAAAGACTCGTCTGTAAATGATGAGATAGATAAGCTTCGCCACTCTGCAACTCGATCTTTATTAGAGAGAGATGATGTTATTATCATTTCATCTGTTAGTTGTATTTATGGGATTGGTTCTCCTGATGAATATGCAAATATGAGAGAGACACTTTTTGTCGGTGATGAGAGAGATCGTGATGAATTTTTAAAATCACTTGTTGCCATACAATACGAAAGAAATGATATCGACTTTGTTCGCGGTTGCTTTCGTGTACGTGGTGATATCGTTGAAGTTTTCCCGGCCCATGAAGATTCAAATGTCGTGCGTATTGAGTTCTTTGATGATGAAATTGAAAGTATAACTGTCGTTGACCCCTTGAGAGGAACTAAGATTCAAGCACTTCAAAAGGTGACTATCTATCCAAAGTCTCACTACGTTGTTGGTGAAGAACGAATGGAACAAGCCTTGGAGACAATTAAAGTTGAACTCCGTGAAACACTACAGGATTTAGAAAAGAAAAATAAATTGGTTGAAAAGCAAAGGCTTGAACAAAGAACTCTTTTAGATATTGAGATGCTAGAGGAGATGGGCTTTTGTTCAGGAATTGAAAATTACTCTCGTCACATGACAGGAAGTGAACCGGGAGATCCTCCACCGACTCTAATTGATTTTTTTAGAAAAGATTTTCTTATGATTATTGATGAGTCACATATTACTGTTCCACAGGTTGGTGGTATGTATAGGGGAGACCGAGCAAGGAAAATGAATCTCGTTGATTATGGCTTTAGGCTTCCTTCTGCTCTTGATAATCGTCCTCTTAATTTTGAAGAATTTAAATCGAAACTAGATGATATTCTTTACGTGTCTGCGACTCCGGGAAATTATGAGTTGGAGAGAACACATGGAGAGTTTGTAGAGCAAATTATTAGGCCAACAGGTCTTCTTGATCCAATCATTGAAGTAAGGGATGCGACTAATCAGGTCGATGATCTTTTGGTTGAAGTTAAGAAGATTATCGATAAAGGTCAAAGAGTTCTGATTACAACATTAACAAAGAAGTTGGCCGAAGAGTTAACAAATTTCTATCATGGTAGTGGAATTAAGGTTAAGTACCTGCATAGTGATATTGATACCATTGAGCGAGTTGAGATTATTCGCGATCTTAGGCTTGGCGAGTTTGATGTTCTTGTGGGGATTAACTTATTAAGGGAAGGACTTGATATTCCGGAAGTTTCACTCGTTGCTATCTTAGATGCTGATAAGGAAGGCTTCTTAAGGTCTGAAAGGTCACTTGTTCAAACAATCGGACGTGCAGCTCGAAATAGCGACGGTAAAGTTCTCATGTATGCTTACCAGACGACGAAATCGATGGAACGTGCAATTGGCGAGACAAAGAGGCGTCGAGCGATTCAAATGGAATATAACGAGGTCAATGGAATTACACCACAAACAATTCTAAAAGAAGTATCTGGTGGAGTTATTGAGACACTTCGTGGAGGTAAGAAGAAGGGGAAAAATAGCGGGCCAAAAGAAGTTACAATGTCTCCTGATGAGATAAAAAAACGCATCGCTGAGCTTAAGCTTGAAATGAAAGAAGCTTCTAAAGATTTACGTTTCGAAGATGCTGCTAAGATTCGAGATGAAATTAAGTTCTTAAACGAATCATTTCTAGTCTTTGGCTAA
- a CDS encoding CarD family transcriptional regulator has protein sequence MFNIGDYAVCPGHGVGQIVDIEDREVGGQSLSFYIIKVVANGMTVMVPTNSKDGIRVLVDESEISEVYELLNDHDVTVDNSTWNRRYRDYMEKVKTGSLLEIADVLRSLFLLKNKKNLSFGEKKMLEQCRDLIVQEISIKNGAEKTEIKNQIESCFN, from the coding sequence ATGTTTAACATTGGAGATTACGCAGTTTGCCCTGGCCACGGTGTGGGACAAATTGTGGACATCGAAGATCGCGAGGTGGGAGGACAGAGCCTTTCATTCTACATCATCAAAGTTGTAGCAAATGGAATGACTGTTATGGTTCCTACAAATTCCAAAGACGGAATTAGAGTACTCGTCGACGAAAGTGAGATAAGTGAAGTCTATGAACTTCTTAATGATCACGATGTAACAGTTGATAATTCAACTTGGAATCGTCGCTATAGAGACTATATGGAAAAAGTGAAGACTGGTTCACTTTTAGAGATTGCTGATGTCCTAAGATCATTATTCTTATTAAAGAATAAGAAAAATCTGTCATTTGGTGAAAAGAAAATGCTTGAGCAGTGTAGAGATTTAATTGTGCAAGAAATTTCAATCAAGAACGGGGCAGAGAAAACTGAAATTAAAAATCAAATTGAGAGCTGTTTTAATTAA